The following proteins are co-located in the Spinactinospora alkalitolerans genome:
- a CDS encoding primosomal protein N' codes for MTAQPRPDEGALFDVPRAKAAAGRKTPPKRRPAAELPVARIVVDTPLPHLDRPFDYRVPDTLDAAAVPGCRVRVRFNGQLLDGFLLERAEESDFQGQLAYLHQVVSSEPVLTPEIHGLARAVADRYAGTLNDVLRLAVPPRHARVEKETGAEPGPDEPGPHAPDPGPWSDYPAGPAFLTALGGGGAPRAVWSALPGADWCDAVAVAVTAAVAAGRGAVVVVPDGRDVTAVDAALAERLGPGRHVALTAELGPAERYRRWLSVLRGGVRAVVGTRAAMFAPVRDLGLVVLWDDGDDVHCDPHAPYPHARTVLSLRAHRAGAAALIGGFTRTTDSAQLVESGWAHPLTADRELVRRRAPRVRAAGDDAELARDEAARSARLPSLALRVAREAAQEGPVLIQVPRRGYLNALACARCRAPARCPGCQGPLALRSAHAMPYCRWCGRIAGEWRCADCEHGRMRATVVGARRTAEELGRAFPSVPVRTSGREEILTEVGDRPALVVATPGAEPAAAGGYAAAVLLDGWALLGRADLRAAEEALRRWCNASALVRPATEGGQVVVLADASLPVVQALIRWDPAGFAERELAERRELGFPPAVTMASVTGEPARVRELVDGLALPEGAELLGPVPVADPKGTGQVERALLRVPRNATRHLTSALQAAAAARSARKDDHQAQIRMDPLQVL; via the coding sequence ATGACTGCGCAGCCCCGCCCCGACGAGGGGGCCCTCTTCGACGTGCCCCGCGCGAAGGCGGCGGCCGGGAGGAAGACCCCGCCCAAACGGAGGCCGGCCGCGGAGCTGCCCGTCGCGCGGATCGTCGTCGACACCCCGCTGCCGCACCTCGACCGGCCGTTCGACTACCGGGTGCCCGACACCCTCGACGCGGCCGCGGTGCCCGGGTGCCGGGTCAGGGTGCGCTTCAACGGCCAGCTCCTGGACGGTTTCCTGCTGGAGCGCGCCGAGGAGTCGGACTTCCAGGGCCAGCTCGCCTACCTGCACCAGGTCGTCTCCTCCGAGCCCGTGCTCACGCCCGAGATCCACGGGCTCGCCCGGGCCGTCGCCGACCGCTACGCCGGCACCCTCAACGACGTGCTGCGCCTGGCCGTCCCGCCGCGCCACGCCCGGGTCGAGAAGGAGACCGGGGCGGAACCCGGTCCTGACGAGCCGGGGCCGCACGCGCCGGACCCCGGACCGTGGTCGGACTACCCGGCCGGCCCGGCCTTCCTCACCGCCCTGGGCGGGGGCGGCGCCCCCCGAGCGGTGTGGAGCGCACTGCCGGGTGCGGACTGGTGCGACGCCGTCGCCGTCGCGGTCACGGCCGCCGTCGCCGCCGGGCGCGGGGCCGTGGTCGTGGTCCCCGACGGCAGGGACGTCACCGCCGTGGACGCTGCGCTGGCCGAGCGGCTGGGCCCCGGTCGGCACGTCGCGCTCACCGCCGAGCTCGGTCCGGCCGAGCGCTACCGCCGCTGGCTGTCGGTGCTGCGCGGCGGGGTCCGCGCGGTGGTGGGCACCCGCGCCGCGATGTTCGCGCCGGTGCGCGACCTCGGTCTGGTGGTGCTCTGGGACGACGGCGACGACGTCCACTGCGATCCGCACGCCCCCTACCCGCACGCCCGAACGGTGCTGTCGCTGCGCGCGCACCGCGCCGGCGCGGCCGCGCTGATCGGCGGATTCACCCGCACGACCGATTCCGCCCAGCTCGTGGAGTCGGGCTGGGCCCACCCGCTGACCGCCGACCGCGAACTCGTGCGCCGCCGGGCCCCGCGGGTGCGCGCCGCCGGCGACGACGCCGAGCTGGCCCGCGACGAGGCCGCCCGCTCCGCCCGGCTGCCGAGCCTGGCGCTGCGCGTGGCCCGCGAGGCCGCCCAGGAGGGGCCGGTACTGATCCAGGTGCCGCGGCGCGGCTACCTCAACGCGCTGGCCTGCGCCCGGTGCCGCGCACCGGCGCGCTGCCCCGGCTGCCAGGGGCCGCTCGCGCTGCGCAGCGCGCACGCGATGCCGTACTGCCGGTGGTGCGGCCGGATCGCCGGGGAGTGGCGGTGCGCCGACTGCGAGCACGGGCGGATGCGCGCGACGGTGGTGGGGGCCCGCCGCACCGCTGAGGAGCTGGGGCGGGCGTTCCCCTCGGTCCCGGTGCGCACCTCCGGCCGCGAGGAGATCCTGACCGAGGTCGGGGACCGGCCCGCGCTGGTGGTGGCCACGCCGGGTGCGGAGCCCGCGGCCGCCGGCGGCTACGCCGCGGCGGTGCTGCTCGACGGCTGGGCGCTGCTGGGCCGCGCCGACCTGCGCGCCGCCGAGGAGGCGCTGCGGCGCTGGTGCAACGCCTCGGCCCTGGTCCGTCCGGCCACCGAAGGCGGCCAGGTCGTGGTGCTGGCCGACGCCTCGCTGCCGGTGGTCCAGGCGCTCATCCGCTGGGACCCGGCCGGTTTCGCGGAGCGGGAGCTGGCCGAGCGCCGCGAGCTGGGCTTCCCCCCCGCCGTCACGATGGCCTCGGTCACCGGCGAACCGGCCCGCGTCCGCGAGCTCGTGGACGGCCTCGCCCTGCCCGAGGGCGCCGAACTGCTGGGACCCGTCCCGGTCGCGGATCCGAAGGGAACCGGCCAGGTCGAGCGCGCCCTGCTGCGCGTGCCGAGGAACGCCACCCGGCACCTCACCAGTGCGCTGCAGGCCGCCGCCGCGGCGCGCAGCGCACGCAAGGACGACCACCAGGCCCAGATCCGGATGGACCCGCTGCAGGTGCTCTAG
- a CDS encoding DinB family protein has translation MSLNWTAEILGQLEFYWETSMWPRLRGLDDEEFFWEPVEHCWSVRRRPDGSFTVDGEWPEPAPPPVTTIAWRLGHIIVDVLETRVNHHFGDRSMTVRSAVWPSSAQEALIRLHDAYEQWRTGVAALDAEALAAPVGAAEPPEWAEFPFAMLALHINREFIHHSAEVALLRDLYRAKGGSPAAIG, from the coding sequence ATGTCGCTGAACTGGACCGCCGAGATCCTGGGCCAACTGGAGTTCTACTGGGAGACCTCGATGTGGCCCCGGCTGCGCGGGCTGGACGACGAGGAGTTCTTCTGGGAACCTGTCGAGCACTGCTGGTCGGTGCGCCGCCGGCCCGACGGCTCCTTCACGGTCGACGGGGAGTGGCCCGAACCCGCTCCGCCCCCGGTCACGACGATCGCCTGGCGGCTCGGCCACATCATCGTCGACGTGCTGGAGACGCGGGTGAACCACCACTTCGGCGACCGGAGCATGACCGTGCGCTCCGCGGTCTGGCCGAGCAGCGCGCAGGAGGCGCTGATCCGGCTGCACGACGCCTACGAGCAGTGGCGGACCGGCGTGGCGGCTCTGGACGCCGAAGCGCTGGCCGCGCCCGTGGGCGCCGCCGAACCGCCGGAGTGGGCGGAGTTCCCCTTCGCGATGCTGGCCCTGCACATCAACCGCGAGTTCATCCACCACAGCGCCGAGGTCGCCCTCCTGCGCGACCTCTACCGGGCCAAGGGCGGCTCCCCGGCCGCCATCGGGTGA
- a CDS encoding SAM-dependent methyltransferase has protein sequence MTCEPGGGPGAWPSRRTPLAASALGAGAAGRPPGGGDGAPARGSGREASETGDARPRVIRIDDHLVRPRREQPPAAAARPRTERAKRGFLWRVVDYLASDLRIRQFVDLDSRLPAADGIQHAARRHAPDARVVYVDTDPVVSLHGRASSRERAVTVLKADGADPAVLIGDLRLRGRIDFTEPVAVLMAEPPPPRLEGDAARDLVCALHEAMCPGGHIAIARTPPDPGDPCARELAATLFDPFALIEPGLADMSWWPYPDEEVTGTGVGVVAGVARRT, from the coding sequence GTGACTTGTGAACCGGGGGGCGGCCCCGGCGCGTGGCCGTCCCGGAGGACGCCCCTGGCCGCGTCGGCCCTTGGCGCCGGTGCGGCGGGGCGCCCTCCAGGAGGCGGCGACGGAGCCCCCGCGCGGGGGAGCGGCCGCGAGGCCTCCGAGACCGGCGACGCGCGCCCGCGCGTCATCCGGATCGACGACCACCTGGTGCGGCCCCGGCGGGAGCAGCCGCCCGCCGCGGCGGCGCGGCCGCGGACCGAGCGGGCCAAACGCGGCTTCCTGTGGCGGGTGGTCGACTACCTCGCCTCCGACCTGCGCATCCGGCAGTTCGTGGACCTGGACTCCCGGCTCCCGGCCGCCGACGGCATCCAGCACGCCGCCCGCCGGCACGCTCCCGACGCCCGCGTCGTCTACGTCGACACCGACCCCGTGGTGTCGCTGCACGGCCGGGCGTCGTCGCGCGAGAGGGCCGTGACCGTCCTCAAGGCCGACGGCGCCGACCCCGCCGTCCTCATCGGGGACCTCCGGCTCCGGGGCCGGATCGACTTCACCGAGCCCGTCGCGGTCCTGATGGCGGAGCCGCCCCCGCCGCGGCTCGAGGGCGACGCGGCCCGCGACCTCGTGTGCGCGCTGCACGAGGCGATGTGCCCGGGCGGCCACATCGCCATCGCCCGCACACCGCCCGATCCCGGCGACCCCTGCGCCCGGGAGCTGGCGGCCACCCTGTTCGACCCCTTCGCGCTCATCGAGCCCGGCCTGGCCGACATGTCCTGGTGGCCCTACCCCGACGAGGAGGTCACCGGCACCGGGGTCGGAGTCGTGGCCGGGGTCGCGCGCCGGACCTGA
- a CDS encoding aminotransferase class V-fold PLP-dependent enzyme: protein MTAVADFPATAPATRAERPETGVVGADVRIPLVTGEHVDYANFDYAASAPCLVPVRRALEEALPYYASVHRGAGFHSQVSTEAYERARRSVARFVGARGDDAVVFVRGTTDALNLLARSVPDGCTVVVFSGEHHAALLPWQHRAGRAGRVVRLPLPASPAAAVDAARDALRTAPEGPRLLCVTAASNVTGELWPVEELTEVAHAAGARIAVDAAQLVPHRAFGLSSSGADYVALSGHKLYAPFGSGVLAGRTDWLRAAAPYLAGGGATANVTEDDVRWNDLPARHEAGSPNVLGAVALAAACDTLSAAGRDRLHEQEQRLLDRLRAGLAAIPGVHDLSLWGAGHPRVGIVSFVVDGLAADLVAAALSAEHGIGVRDGLFCAHLLTRRLLPPSHSQAVRASLGLGTTEEHVDRLVGAVAELAARGPRWTYGHVDGRIAPVPDPRS, encoded by the coding sequence ATGACGGCCGTCGCCGATTTCCCCGCCACTGCCCCCGCCACCCGCGCCGAGCGTCCCGAGACCGGCGTCGTGGGGGCCGACGTGCGGATCCCCCTGGTCACGGGGGAGCACGTGGACTACGCCAACTTCGACTACGCGGCCAGCGCCCCGTGCCTGGTCCCGGTGCGCCGGGCGCTGGAGGAGGCGCTGCCCTACTACGCCAGCGTGCACCGCGGCGCCGGGTTCCACTCCCAGGTCAGCACCGAGGCCTACGAGCGGGCGCGCCGTTCGGTGGCCCGATTCGTCGGGGCCCGCGGCGACGACGCCGTGGTCTTCGTCCGCGGCACCACCGACGCGCTCAACCTGCTGGCCCGGTCGGTCCCCGACGGCTGCACCGTCGTCGTCTTCTCCGGCGAGCACCACGCGGCCCTGCTGCCCTGGCAGCACCGGGCCGGCAGGGCCGGAAGGGTCGTCCGGCTGCCGCTGCCCGCGAGCCCGGCCGCCGCGGTCGATGCGGCCAGGGACGCGCTGCGCACCGCACCCGAGGGGCCGCGGCTGCTGTGCGTGACCGCGGCCTCCAACGTCACCGGCGAGCTGTGGCCGGTCGAGGAGCTCACCGAGGTGGCCCACGCGGCCGGAGCCCGCATCGCCGTCGACGCGGCCCAACTGGTCCCGCACCGGGCGTTCGGCCTGTCGAGCAGCGGCGCCGACTACGTGGCACTCTCCGGGCACAAGCTCTACGCCCCGTTCGGCTCGGGCGTACTGGCCGGCCGGACCGACTGGCTGCGCGCCGCGGCGCCCTACCTGGCCGGCGGCGGGGCCACGGCGAACGTCACAGAGGACGACGTGCGCTGGAACGACCTGCCGGCGCGGCACGAGGCCGGCAGCCCCAACGTCCTGGGCGCGGTCGCGCTGGCCGCCGCCTGCGACACGCTGTCGGCGGCCGGCCGGGACCGCCTGCACGAGCAGGAGCAGCGCCTGCTGGACCGGCTGCGCGCCGGCCTGGCCGCGATCCCCGGCGTGCACGACCTGAGCCTGTGGGGCGCCGGCCACCCCCGCGTCGGCATCGTCTCGTTCGTGGTGGACGGGCTGGCGGCCGACCTGGTGGCCGCGGCGCTGTCGGCGGAGCACGGCATCGGCGTGCGCGACGGGCTGTTCTGCGCGCACCTGCTGACCCGGCGGCTGCTGCCGCCCTCCCACTCCCAGGCGGTGCGGGCGAGCCTGGGGCTGGGCACCACCGAGGAGCACGTCGACCGGCTCGTGGGCGCGGTGGCCGAACTCGCCGCGCGCGGCCCGCGCTGGACCTACGGCCACGTCGACGGCCGGATCGCCCCGGTCCCGGACCCGCGGTCCTGA
- a CDS encoding DUF3870 domain-containing protein, protein MHGHDQIRHLFTNPDVVLVSGYARLPDTVAGHSQYERLGVVLAVDLSDGRIVAADTTLLTDLAKEFFRALVEGLSVTEDIAEIVHRVQTRYAGQSGAALATALRRCLETCYQLRDSHGPKE, encoded by the coding sequence GTGCACGGACACGACCAGATCCGGCATCTCTTCACCAACCCCGACGTCGTCCTCGTCTCCGGCTACGCCCGGTTGCCCGACACCGTGGCCGGCCACTCGCAGTACGAGCGGCTGGGGGTCGTGCTCGCCGTCGACCTCTCCGACGGCCGGATCGTCGCCGCGGACACCACCCTGCTGACCGACCTCGCCAAGGAGTTCTTCCGCGCCCTCGTCGAAGGGTTGTCGGTCACCGAGGACATCGCCGAGATCGTGCACCGGGTGCAGACCCGCTACGCCGGCCAGTCCGGGGCCGCCCTGGCGACCGCACTGCGCCGCTGCCTCGAGACCTGCTACCAGCTCCGCGACTCCCA